A genomic stretch from Acidobacteriota bacterium includes:
- a CDS encoding VOC family protein yields MRARSFSHTGITVSDFNRAVRFYWEVFGCPLVGVADTPAERVRAFFGVDAPAPSCRIGWIRVPGGGVLEIFAFEPKQPPVRIPWNRVGLTHISFNVRNLPKWHAYLESKGVEIVSKPERSPRGHSFFFVRDFDGNLIELMDLGYMYYVLGWLGPVGGWIFRRGMYAKYYR; encoded by the coding sequence ATGAGAGCGCGTTCGTTCAGTCACACCGGCATCACGGTCTCGGACTTCAACAGGGCCGTCCGGTTCTACTGGGAGGTCTTCGGGTGCCCGCTGGTCGGCGTGGCGGACACGCCGGCCGAGCGCGTGCGCGCGTTTTTTGGCGTGGACGCGCCGGCGCCGAGCTGCAGGATCGGATGGATCCGCGTTCCGGGCGGCGGAGTGCTCGAGATCTTCGCGTTCGAGCCGAAGCAGCCGCCGGTGCGCATCCCGTGGAACCGCGTCGGCCTGACACACATCTCCTTCAACGTGCGCAACCTGCCGAAGTGGCACGCCTATCTCGAGAGCAAGGGAGTGGAGATCGTCAGCAAGCCGGAGCGCTCGCCGCGCGGCCACTCGTTCTTCTTCGTGCGGGACTTCGACGGCAACCTGATCGAGCTGATGGATCTCGGCTACATGTACTACGTGCTCGGCTGGCTCGGGCCGGTGGGCGGGTGGATCTTCCGCCGGGGCATGTACGCCAAGTACTACCGTTGA